The genomic region GTCGTCGCCGTCACGGCCGAGCCGGGCACGTCGGGGGAGTGCGCCACCCAGGCCCCGCCCTCGGCCCGCACCTCCACTCGCGGGCCGAGTACCTCCAGGACGCCCGCCTCCATCAGCGCGGCCATCTCCTCGATACGGCGGCGGGGCGGGCCGATCGACAGGAACGCGTTGAGCGGGGTGTACCAGCGGTCCAGGTGCTCCCGGCGCGAGGCTCCCGCGAGCCCGCGGTGGTCGACGATCTGCCGCAACTCGTTGCGCAGGTCACGCAGTACGTCGAGGGCTGCCTTGAGGGGACCGTCGACATTGCCGAGCGCGGCCTGTGCGGCGTCCTCGCGGAGATGGGTCAGCAGCCACGCCCGGAAGTCGCCGGGACCCGTGAAGACCCGACCGCCGTACGGTCGTGAAATACGGTCCCAGGACCAGCGGTCGGCCTCCGCGATCCCGAACTCGTCCAGGATCGCCGCCTCTTGGGGATCCCGGTGGGGCACGGCGAGGAACTGCTCACGGAAGCCCTCGCAGAGGCCCTCATGGAAGCCGCGTATGAGGGAGGTGCCCGGGCGCCCCAACAGCGCCTCGTAGTAGACGGTTTCGACCTCCTTCGCCACCAACGGCCATATCTCCGTGAGGAAGTCCGGCGCCTCGCCCGAATCCGCGCGCTTGCGGAAGCGGGAGATGGCTTCCGGGGTGAGGACGAGGGGCACGTGACGCCCGTACGGGCCCTTCGCGTTGTCGCCGCGTGCCTGGTACGGGATACCGCGGCGGGAGCCGGCCCGCAGGTGTGGCTCGCGGCCCGAGGGGAGGTAGCGCAGACCGGCCGCGGTACGCCGGAAGCGGCCTCCGCGAGCCGTGGTCAACAGCGCCATGTGGTCGAAGAAGTTGAGGCCCAGGCCGCGCAGGAGAACGGTCTCTCCGGGGGCGACGGAGGAGAGGTCGAGGTCCGCCGGGTTGGCGGGCGGGACATGACGCAGGCCGTGGCGGTCGGCGTACCCGGCCAGGCGTTGCTGCGCCCGGTCCGCCACGGTGGGCAGATGGCCCTGGGCCAGGACCACGGCGGACAGTCCGGAGAGGGCGCGGCCGTTGTCGAGTACGAGGGTCTGGTGGCCGTCGGCCGTCTCGTCGAGGCGGGTCGCGCGCGCCCGGTGCGTCTCGACCCGCAGTGCGGGCGGCGCCCCGCGCACCACCTCCCCGAAGACCCACTCCAGGTACTCCCCGTACTGGGCGCGGGTCGGGTAGTCGTCCGGCCCCAGTCCGCCGTCCGCCCAGGTGTGCAGGCTCGGGCCTGGGCGGATCGGGCCCGAGCAGTCCACGCTGTCGTCGGTGAAGAGGGTGACCTGCGAGGCCACGGTGTTCATCAGCAGCTCGGCCGGCTGGGCGGTGCGCCAGACCAGGCCGGGGCCGGGCGGCGACGGGTCGACGACATGGACCGTCAGATGTGTACCGGGCGCGAGGAGTTCGGGGGCGGAGGCGCAGAGGCGTTCCAGGACGCTGGTGCCGCGGGGTCCGGCGCCGACGAGCGCGACGGAGACGGCGCGACCTCTCCCGGGCTTCCCGGACTGAGCGGGCTTCCCGGGCTTCCCGGACTGCCGGGACTGCCGGGACTGCCGGGACTGCCGGGACTCCGTGGTCTTCGCCGGTTCCGCCGGTCCCGCCGGTCCCGCTGGATCCGGTTCCGCCGGTCCCGCTGGATCCGCTGGATCCGGTTTCGCCGGTTTCGGTTCTGCCGGTTCCGCGGTCGCTGCAGACAAGGGGGTGACTCCCGGACAGGTGGGCGCTGGGCAGAGCACACCGCCCGCTGGAACCGGACGGTCCGCATCATCATGCCGTCGTGCGTCACAGGAACCGAGCCCTGGAGGCGATCAACCGTGCCGGTTGTGGGATGCGTCACGAGCATCATGGGCACCAAGCAGGCACTAAGCGGGAACCAAGCGGGCACACCATCGGCAATGGGACTGTGCGTGCGCAACGCGCGCAACATGCGCAATGGGTGTACGCGATAAGCGTATGCAATCGGGGAGTTGGGGACGTGGCCGGTCGCCGTGACCGCCGGCCCGGCCGCGGAGCGCGTGAAGGACGCTCGCGCGTGGGTGAGTTGTTACCCTCCGTGTTCGTGTGCTAGCTGAGTTCGGATTCGGCGATCGTCCGCAGCCGGGCCCCGCCGCCCCGCTTCCCCCGCGCCTGGTCGAGTCGCAGCCGGGCCGAACGGCCGCGCAGGGTCAGCGTCATGAGCTGGTTGCCGAACCAAGGCCCGCCGGTTTTCCGCCAATCGACCGGTGGACGCGTCAATTTGCCGTGCCGGGCGAACCGTCGGCCGATCGCGCGGCCGACGCCGCTCCAGCCGAAGCGGAAGCCGATTCTTATCGAGAGCGGGATGGAGTTGTGGACCGGGGAGCAGGTCAGCTGGAACACCCGGGCGTCGGGTCCCGGCACGCCCTCCCGCCAGACCGGTTCGGCGATGTACGCGTGGTGCACGTCCCCGGACAGCACGGACACCGTCGCCGGCGCCTGCGGTCCCGACCCGGCCTCGGCGATCAGCTCCGCCAGCGTGTCGAACGACGACGGGAACGCCGCCCAGTGCTCCAGGTCGGCCCGCCGCCGCAGATCCTCCCCGAACCGGGCCCAGCGCTCGCCCCGTTCGCCCCGGCACAGCGCGGCGTTCCACCCCTCCGCGTCATGCACGAGGTTGGGGAGCAGCCAGGGCAGGGAGGTGCCGATGAGGAGGTGGTCGTACGAACCCGGCTCTTCCAGCACCTGCTCGCGCAGCCATGCCTCCTCCGCCGGGCCGAGCATCGAGCGGTTCTTCTCGTCGAGGACGCGGGCCGCGCGGGTGTCGACCATCAGGAGACGTGCGCGGCCGAAGTCGCGGCGGTAGCTCCAGCGGACCGAGGCCGGGTCGGTGTCGGCCCGGGCGGCGAACGCGCGGAGGGCGTCCGTGCCGTCGGGCGTGGCGCGGACCTCCGCGTACAGGGGGTCGTCCGCGAGGCGCTCGGGCGGGAGGTTGCCGAGGTGCTGGTGGACCCAGTACGACATCAGGCCGCTCAGGATCCGCTCGCGCCACCAGGGCGTGGCCCGCATGTCGGCGACCCAGGCCTCGCTGGTGTTCCAGTCGTCGATGACGTCGTGGTCGTCGAAGATCATGCAGCTGGGCACGGTGGAGAGCAGCCAGCGGATCTCGGGGTCGAGCCACGATTCGTAGTAGAGGTGCGTGTACTCCTCGTAGTCCGCGACCTCCGCGCCCGGCGGTTCGTGCAGTCCGCGCCGGGCCTCCAGCCAGTGGCGGGTGGCGCTCGAGACCTCGTCCGCGTACACCTGGTCGCCCAACAGCAGCAGGACGTCCGGGCGTTCGCCGTCCGGGTTCGCGGCGATACGGGCGGCGAGGGTGTCCAGGGCGTCCGGGCCTCCGGGGTCCTTCTCGTCGGCGGCCGGTGTGGCCCAGCGGCAGGAGCCGAAGGCGACCCGTACGGTCTCGTGGTCGTCCACCGGGGTGTGGATGACGGAGGGCGGGAAGCGGGAGTCGGTGAGCGGCCAGACCTGTGTCCCGTCGAGCAGCACCTCGTACGGGGACCTCGTGCCCGGTGTCAGGCCGGTGACCGGGATCAGGGCGTAGTGATGGCCCGCGATCTGGAACGTACGGGTCTTGCCGCCCGCGCCGTCCGGGCAGCGCACCTCGGCGGTGCACGGGCGGCTCGCCTCGACCCAGACGGTCGCGGACGAGCCGTCGACAAACCTCAGCAGTGGACCCAGGCGCAGTTCCGCCACGTGATCACTCTCCTCCGTCGCCCCGTACGGTACGGAACGACGGAGGTGAGCGGGGAGGTTCCGTGCATGGTGCAGTCGATCAGCCGTCGAGCAGCAGTCGATCGGCTGCCAGGTCAGTGGCGGGCCAGTGGCCGATCAGTGGTGGCGATCAGTGGCCGATCAGTGGCCGATCAGTTGCTGGTCGGTTGTCGATCAGCTGCTGGTTCTTGCCGGCGGTCGGGTGTTGATCAGCAGCCGCTGAGGACCGAGCTGAGCTTGCTCTTCTCCGCCGTGTCCACGGAGAGGCCGTAGTAGTACTTCACCTGGACCCAGGCGCGTACGTAGGTGCAGGCGTAGGCGGTGCGGGACGGCATCCACTCGGCCGGGTCCTGGTCGCTCTTCGACTGGTTCACGTTGTCCGTGACGGCGATGAGCTGCGGGCGGGTCAGGTCGTTGGCGAAGGACTGGCGCCGGGCGGTGGTCCAGCTGTCGGCGCCGGAGTCCCAGGCCTCGGCCAGCGGGACGAGGTGGTCGATGTCGAGGTCGGAGGCGGCGGTCCAGGTCGCGCCGTCGTAGACGGAGTACCAACTGCCGCTGGTGGCGGCACAGGCGGAGCTGGTGACGACGTTCGTGCCGTCGCGCTTCAGGACCGTCTCACGGGTGTTGCACGTGCCGCTGATGGTGATCCAGTGGGGGAAGAGGTCGCGGCTGTAGCCGGTGCGGTCCTCGGTCGCCACGGTGAGCGAGGCGAGGTAGGTCCGGGCGGTGGCGGCGCTGACCGGGGTGGGCAGCGCGGCGGAGGCGGTCGGGCCGTTGAAAAGCCCGGCCATGGCTATCAAACCGGCGAAGGCGGCCACTAGACTGAGCCGTCGACGCGCGTAGATCTTTGCCATGCGAACTCCCTTGGGGAGGGGGGAAGTTGACCTGCGAGCGAGTGACATGCTCGCGGCGGCCGGTTTCCGGGAGATGTGCGTCAGGTGAGAAGTTAGTGACATGGACATGACACAACAAGGGCTGGGGCGGGACTTTCGGGTTTGCTTGCGGGGTGGCGTGGCGGGCGGGTTCGGAATCAGTGCCCGGGGGCGGTAGCGGGATCGGGGCTTTGTTTTGTACCGTGGAGAAACAAAGTGGCTCCCGCTCGCACTCCCTGACCGGCGGGCGGGGCCACCTTGTTCCCGGGGGCCCACGGATGGGCCCCTCTTCCACGCTTGGAGCATGCCGATGACGGCAACGACCACGCTGACCGCCCGTGCCCTGCTGCTGGACATGGACGGCACCCTCGTCAACTCGGATGCCGTCGTCGAGCGCGTGTGGCGCCGCTGGGCCGACCGGCACGGGCTCGACGGGGGCGAGGTCATGAAGGTCGTGCACGGGCGGCAGGGGTACGCGTCGATGGCCGCGTTGCTGCCGGGCCGGCCGATGGAGCAGAACTACGCCGACAACGCGCGGATGCTCGCGGAGGAGACCGCCGACCTGGACGGGGTCGTCGCGGTTCCGGGGGCCGCGGAGTTTCTCGCCTCGCTGCGGGGGGTGGTGGCGCATGCGCTCGTCACGTCCGCGGATGTGGCGCTGTCGGCGGCGCGGATGGGGGCGGCGGGGCTTGAGTTGCCCGAGGTTCGGGTCACCGCGGAGTCGGTGGGGGCGAGCAAGCCGGATCCCGAGGGGTTTTTGAAGGGGGCGGCCGAGTTGGGGGTCGCGCCTGAGGAGTGTGTGGTGTTCGAGGACTCCGGGGCGGGGATCGCGGCGGGGCGCTCCGCGGGGATGCGGGTTGTGGGGGTTGGGGGGCGGGCCGGGTTTCATCGGCCGGATGTTGTGGTGCGGGACCTTCGGCAGGTGGGGGTTGAGGATTTGGGGGGTGGGGTGGTTCGGCTTTGGGTGGGGTGACCTTGAGTGAGTGAGCCAGTGGGCGGGTGTGTTGGGTGCGGGTCCGGTGGGGGCTGGTCGCGCAGTTCCCCGCGCCCCTGAAAGATTGCGCCGTTCCCCGCGCCCCTGAGGGGGCTGGGGCTGGGGCTGGGGTTGGCGTTGCGTGCGGCCCGGTGGGGGCTGGTCGCGCAGTTCCCCGCACCCCTAAAAGACTGGGCCGTTGCC from Streptomyces sp. NBC_00878 harbors:
- a CDS encoding FAD/NAD(P)-binding protein codes for the protein MSAATAEPAEPKPAKPDPADPAGPAEPDPAGPAGPAEPAKTTESRQSRQSRQSRQSGKPGKPAQSGKPGRGRAVSVALVGAGPRGTSVLERLCASAPELLAPGTHLTVHVVDPSPPGPGLVWRTAQPAELLMNTVASQVTLFTDDSVDCSGPIRPGPSLHTWADGGLGPDDYPTRAQYGEYLEWVFGEVVRGAPPALRVETHRARATRLDETADGHQTLVLDNGRALSGLSAVVLAQGHLPTVADRAQQRLAGYADRHGLRHVPPANPADLDLSSVAPGETVLLRGLGLNFFDHMALLTTARGGRFRRTAAGLRYLPSGREPHLRAGSRRGIPYQARGDNAKGPYGRHVPLVLTPEAISRFRKRADSGEAPDFLTEIWPLVAKEVETVYYEALLGRPGTSLIRGFHEGLCEGFREQFLAVPHRDPQEAAILDEFGIAEADRWSWDRISRPYGGRVFTGPGDFRAWLLTHLREDAAQAALGNVDGPLKAALDVLRDLRNELRQIVDHRGLAGASRREHLDRWYTPLNAFLSIGPPRRRIEEMAALMEAGVLEVLGPRVEVRAEGGAWVAHSPDVPGSAVTATTLIEARLPEPDLRRTADELLARLLKTGQCRPHTVDGYETGGLDVTQRPYRLIDRQGCAHPRRFAIGVPTEGVHWVTAAGARPGVDSVTLSDADAVARAVLRTAAGRTEQGREADSEHAAEPKTWLKLELASIE
- a CDS encoding alkaline phosphatase D family protein produces the protein MAELRLGPLLRFVDGSSATVWVEASRPCTAEVRCPDGAGGKTRTFQIAGHHYALIPVTGLTPGTRSPYEVLLDGTQVWPLTDSRFPPSVIHTPVDDHETVRVAFGSCRWATPAADEKDPGGPDALDTLAARIAANPDGERPDVLLLLGDQVYADEVSSATRHWLEARRGLHEPPGAEVADYEEYTHLYYESWLDPEIRWLLSTVPSCMIFDDHDVIDDWNTSEAWVADMRATPWWRERILSGLMSYWVHQHLGNLPPERLADDPLYAEVRATPDGTDALRAFAARADTDPASVRWSYRRDFGRARLLMVDTRAARVLDEKNRSMLGPAEEAWLREQVLEEPGSYDHLLIGTSLPWLLPNLVHDAEGWNAALCRGERGERWARFGEDLRRRADLEHWAAFPSSFDTLAELIAEAGSGPQAPATVSVLSGDVHHAYIAEPVWREGVPGPDARVFQLTCSPVHNSIPLSIRIGFRFGWSGVGRAIGRRFARHGKLTRPPVDWRKTGGPWFGNQLMTLTLRGRSARLRLDQARGKRGGGARLRTIAESELS
- a CDS encoding HNH endonuclease family protein, with product MAKIYARRRLSLVAAFAGLIAMAGLFNGPTASAALPTPVSAATARTYLASLTVATEDRTGYSRDLFPHWITISGTCNTRETVLKRDGTNVVTSSACAATSGSWYSVYDGATWTAASDLDIDHLVPLAEAWDSGADSWTTARRQSFANDLTRPQLIAVTDNVNQSKSDQDPAEWMPSRTAYACTYVRAWVQVKYYYGLSVDTAEKSKLSSVLSGC
- a CDS encoding HAD-IA family hydrolase, whose protein sequence is MTATTTLTARALLLDMDGTLVNSDAVVERVWRRWADRHGLDGGEVMKVVHGRQGYASMAALLPGRPMEQNYADNARMLAEETADLDGVVAVPGAAEFLASLRGVVAHALVTSADVALSAARMGAAGLELPEVRVTAESVGASKPDPEGFLKGAAELGVAPEECVVFEDSGAGIAAGRSAGMRVVGVGGRAGFHRPDVVVRDLRQVGVEDLGGGVVRLWVG